The Streptococcus pantholopis genome has a segment encoding these proteins:
- the trpA gene encoding tryptophan synthase subunit alpha, producing MIKTLTKHLQTIQANGQGLFVPYIMAGDHKRGLDGLFETIDLLAASGASAIEVGIPWSDPVADGPVIEAAGQRSLGRGTSLRAVIKKLQEKESPVPLLIMTYFNPVFQYGIEKFIADLESTSVKGLIVPDLPHEHEDFILPYLENTDIALIPLVSLTTGVERQIELTKHAEGFIYAVAVNGVTGRVQGYQDNLDEHLSSLHDIADIPVLTGFGVSTLADIERFNRVSDGVIVGSKVVEALHQGQEAELSRFIRQAVFNNRVH from the coding sequence ATGATAAAAACACTGACAAAGCATCTGCAGACTATTCAAGCAAATGGTCAGGGACTTTTTGTACCCTATATTATGGCTGGCGACCACAAGCGAGGGCTTGACGGACTTTTTGAGACTATTGATTTGCTGGCTGCAAGCGGAGCTTCAGCTATTGAAGTAGGTATCCCCTGGTCTGATCCAGTTGCTGACGGACCGGTTATTGAAGCAGCTGGACAGCGGAGCTTAGGGAGGGGAACAAGTTTAAGAGCTGTGATTAAGAAGCTGCAAGAAAAAGAAAGCCCGGTTCCTCTGCTTATCATGACTTATTTCAATCCGGTTTTTCAATATGGTATTGAAAAATTTATTGCTGATTTGGAATCGACATCTGTTAAAGGCCTTATCGTCCCGGATTTGCCGCATGAGCATGAAGACTTCATTCTTCCTTACCTTGAAAACACGGATATAGCTTTAATCCCTCTTGTTTCTCTGACAACAGGGGTTGAGCGTCAAATAGAACTAACCAAACATGCCGAAGGCTTTATCTATGCTGTTGCTGTAAATGGTGTGACAGGCAGAGTCCAAGGCTATCAGGACAATTTGGATGAACATCTTAGTAGCCTTCATGACATAGCTGATATCCCTGTTCTTACCGGTTTTGGCGTCTCAACTCTGGCAGATATTGAGCGTTTTAACCGAGTTTCGGATGGCGTTATTGTCGGAAGTAAAGTCGTGGAGGCCCTTCATCAAGGGCAGGAAGCAGAACTTAGCCGATTTATCCGTCAGGCTGTTTTTAACAACAGGGTTCATTAG
- a CDS encoding rhodanese-like domain-containing protein, with protein MNSWIFIIIVLVLVLGWVAWNYFRVRRAAKFIGNAEFEELIHGAQLVDIREPAAFRSKHILGARNLPAVQFQTSLSALRKDKPILLYDASRSSALPRVLTMLKKAGYTDLYVLQDGFDYWTGKTKGN; from the coding sequence ATGAATTCTTGGATTTTTATCATCATTGTTTTGGTGCTGGTGCTGGGCTGGGTTGCCTGGAATTATTTTCGGGTGCGCAGAGCTGCTAAATTTATAGGTAATGCGGAATTTGAGGAATTAATACATGGCGCTCAGCTTGTTGATATTCGTGAGCCTGCTGCCTTTCGCAGCAAGCATATTTTGGGAGCCCGAAACCTGCCAGCTGTTCAGTTTCAAACATCGCTTTCGGCTCTGCGGAAAGATAAACCGATTTTACTTTATGATGCCAGCAGAAGTTCGGCTCTGCCACGTGTGCTGACGATGCTCAAAAAAGCAGGTTATACTGATTTGTATGTCTTACAGGATGGCTTCGATTACTGGACTGGAAAAACTAAAGGGAACTAG
- a CDS encoding YqgQ family protein yields MKTLYDVQKLLKNFNIYVYIGKRLYDIEVMKIELGKLYDNGLLEKDDYLQAELILRREHRLESEKEKERNK; encoded by the coding sequence ATGAAAACACTTTATGATGTGCAAAAGCTGTTAAAAAATTTTAATATCTATGTTTATATCGGCAAGCGTCTGTATGATATTGAAGTCATGAAAATTGAATTAGGCAAGCTTTATGATAATGGTCTGCTTGAAAAAGACGATTATCTGCAGGCCGAGCTGATTTTACGGCGTGAGCACAGATTGGAGTCAGAAAAAGAAAAGGAAAGAAACAAATGA
- a CDS encoding metallophosphoesterase: MKEKVFAVGDVHGEYDMLEDLLRHWNPEEEQLVFLGDLGDRGPDAKNCFLKVHQLVQTAGAVCVSGNHEDMLLNWLAAPKKEIGLYLLNGGRTTIESFFHEGILTEKSPQEIAQLFETDYPDLLDFLRQLPLYYEHDVCLCVHAGVNLDLADWRQSSRYDFIWSREEFFAKETSLDKLIVFGHTPLPYLHQNASQTHLWYRNNKLNIDGGAAYGGALHGVVISEHGLEADYQIFSKNYRLS, translated from the coding sequence GTGAAAGAAAAAGTATTTGCTGTAGGCGATGTGCATGGGGAATATGATATGCTTGAAGATTTGCTCCGCCATTGGAATCCGGAAGAGGAGCAGCTGGTTTTTCTTGGAGACTTAGGCGACCGCGGTCCAGATGCCAAAAACTGTTTTTTAAAAGTGCATCAGCTGGTGCAGACAGCAGGGGCAGTCTGTGTCAGCGGCAATCATGAAGATATGCTGCTGAATTGGCTGGCTGCTCCCAAAAAAGAAATCGGCCTTTACCTGTTAAATGGGGGACGCACAACGATAGAAAGTTTCTTCCATGAAGGCATTTTAACAGAAAAGTCTCCGCAGGAGATTGCTCAGCTGTTTGAGACAGATTATCCCGATTTGCTGGATTTTTTGAGACAGCTCCCTTTGTATTACGAACATGACGTTTGCCTTTGTGTGCACGCCGGAGTTAATCTTGACTTAGCAGACTGGCGCCAAAGTTCCAGATACGATTTTATCTGGTCGCGCGAAGAATTTTTTGCAAAAGAGACTTCACTGGACAAGCTGATTGTTTTTGGCCACACACCGCTTCCTTATCTTCATCAGAATGCCAGTCAAACCCATTTGTGGTACCGTAACAATAAACTTAATATTGACGGAGGTGCTGCTTACGGTGGAGCGCTCCATGGAGTCGTTATTTCTGAACACGGGCTGGAAGCTGATTACCAGATTTTCAGCAAAAACTACCGTCTGTCTTAA
- the trpB gene encoding tryptophan synthase subunit beta gives MTYKQPNKKGFYGNFGGQFIPETLMTAVIELDQAYREAKKDPAFQSELTALLKNYVGRETPLYYAERLSRHIGGAKIYLKREDLNHTGAHKINNALGQVLLAKRMGKKKIIAETGAGQHGVATATAAALFDMECTIYMGEEDVKRQALNVFRMELLGAKVHAVKDGSRVLKDAVNAALRSWVSHITDTHYIMGSALGPAPFPEIVRDLQSVIGREAKKQFAALTDGQLPDAVLACVGGGSNAIGLFYPFVNDETVAMYGAEAAGLGLDTDQHAATFAKGRPGVLHGALMDVLQDEHGQIMEAFSISAGLDYPGVGPEHSYFNEIGRASYAAVTDEEALEAFQLLSRLEGIIPALESSHAIALTQKVAKELGPDKSIIVCLSGRGDKDVSQVKKRLEKTVAEGENA, from the coding sequence ATGACATATAAGCAACCAAATAAAAAAGGTTTTTATGGGAATTTTGGCGGCCAGTTTATTCCTGAAACATTGATGACTGCAGTTATTGAGTTGGACCAAGCATACCGTGAGGCCAAGAAGGACCCCGCTTTTCAGAGCGAACTGACAGCTCTTTTAAAAAATTATGTAGGCCGCGAAACGCCGCTATATTACGCAGAACGTTTAAGCAGGCATATCGGCGGAGCCAAAATCTATCTCAAACGAGAAGACCTTAATCATACCGGTGCTCATAAAATCAACAATGCCTTGGGACAAGTCCTGCTGGCTAAACGGATGGGCAAGAAAAAAATCATTGCTGAGACCGGAGCAGGTCAGCATGGGGTAGCAACTGCTACGGCAGCAGCGCTTTTCGATATGGAATGCACGATTTATATGGGAGAAGAGGATGTTAAGCGGCAGGCGCTTAACGTTTTTCGCATGGAATTGCTGGGGGCTAAGGTTCATGCTGTAAAAGACGGGTCGCGCGTTCTTAAAGACGCTGTTAACGCTGCACTGCGCAGCTGGGTTAGCCATATTACCGACACGCATTATATAATGGGTTCTGCTCTGGGTCCTGCTCCCTTTCCAGAAATCGTCCGTGATTTACAGTCTGTCATCGGCAGAGAAGCTAAAAAGCAATTTGCAGCGCTAACTGACGGTCAGCTGCCGGATGCTGTTCTAGCCTGTGTTGGAGGCGGATCAAACGCTATCGGTTTGTTTTATCCTTTCGTTAACGACGAGACTGTGGCAATGTATGGGGCAGAGGCTGCGGGCCTAGGTCTTGATACAGACCAGCATGCTGCTACTTTTGCTAAAGGACGCCCTGGTGTTTTGCATGGTGCTCTTATGGATGTACTGCAGGATGAACATGGTCAAATTATGGAAGCTTTTTCCATTTCAGCTGGCCTTGATTATCCAGGTGTTGGTCCTGAACATTCTTATTTTAATGAAATAGGGCGGGCAAGTTATGCAGCCGTGACAGATGAAGAGGCTTTGGAAGCCTTTCAGCTTTTATCACGCTTAGAAGGGATTATTCCCGCTCTGGAATCCAGTCATGCGATTGCCCTTACCCAAAAAGTTGCTAAAGAACTCGGTCCGGATAAATCAATCATTGTCTGCCTTTCAGGTCGCGGAGACAAAGATGTCTCACAGGTCAAAAAACGGCTGGAAAAAACTGTAGCAGAAGGAGAAAACGCATGA
- a CDS encoding aminodeoxychorismate/anthranilate synthase component II has protein sequence MILLIDNYDSFTYNLAQYIGTFSSVKVLRNDADDLYEEAQKASSLVFSPGPGWPCEAGETKNLIAHFAEQKPILGICLGHQAIIECFGGKLSLARQVMHGKQSLLEVDKKSAIFTDIAEPISVMRYHSIVADRIPAVFTVTAYSKDDQEVMAIQHNKLPVYGLQFHPESIGTPSGLKMIENFIKQTQDRMAPNMKQANE, from the coding sequence ATGATTTTATTGATTGATAATTATGATTCTTTTACTTACAATTTGGCTCAGTATATTGGTACCTTTAGTTCTGTCAAAGTCTTGCGCAATGATGCAGATGATTTATATGAAGAAGCTCAGAAGGCCAGCAGCCTGGTTTTTTCTCCCGGACCGGGTTGGCCTTGCGAAGCAGGGGAAACAAAAAATTTAATAGCACATTTTGCTGAGCAAAAACCAATTTTAGGCATTTGTTTGGGACACCAAGCTATTATAGAATGCTTTGGCGGAAAACTGAGTTTAGCAAGGCAGGTCATGCACGGCAAACAAAGTTTGTTGGAAGTTGATAAAAAATCTGCTATTTTTACAGATATTGCTGAACCAATTTCTGTTATGCGCTACCATTCTATTGTGGCAGACCGTATACCGGCTGTCTTTACAGTAACAGCATACAGCAAAGATGATCAGGAAGTGATGGCGATTCAGCATAACAAGCTGCCTGTTTACGGTCTGCAGTTTCATCCGGAAAGCATTGGGACACCGTCCGGCCTAAAAATGATTGAGAATTTTATAAAACAGACACAAGACCGTATGGCTCCCAATATGAAGCAGGCGAATGAGTAA
- the typA gene encoding translational GTPase TypA — translation MTKLRDDIRNIAIIAHVDHGKTTLVDELLKQSHTLDEHKELQERAMDSNDLEKERGITILAKNTAVAYNGVRINIMDTPGHADFGGEVERIMKMVDGVVLVVDAYEGTMPQTRFVLKKALEQNLTPIVVVNKIDKPSARPAEVVDEVLELFIELGADDDQLDFPVVYASAVNGTSSLSDDPASQEHTMAPIFDTIIERIPAPLDNSEEPLQFQVSLLDYNDFVGRIGIGRVFRGTVKVGDQVTLSKLDGTQKNFRVTKLFGFFGLERRDIQEAKAGDLIAVSGMEDIFVGETITPSDAVDPLPVLHIDEPTLQMTFLSNNSPFAGREGKYVTSRKVEERLLAELQTDVSLRVEATDSPDKWIVSGRGELHLSILIETMRREGYELQVSRPEVIVKEIDGVKMEPFERVQIDTPEEYQGAVIQSLSERKGEMLDMQSTGNGQTRLIFLAPARGLIGYPTEFLSMTRGYGIMNHTFDQYLPVIKAEIGGRHRGALVSIDTGKATTYAIMSVEERGTIFVNPGTEVYEGMIIGENSRENDLTVNITKAKQMTNVRSATKDQTAVIKTPRILTLEESLEFLNDDEYMEVTPQSIRLRKQILDKNQRAKAAKKKKSAEE, via the coding sequence ATGACAAAATTAAGAGACGATATTCGCAATATTGCTATTATTGCCCATGTTGACCATGGGAAAACGACACTTGTTGATGAATTGCTGAAACAATCCCATACACTCGATGAGCATAAAGAGCTGCAGGAAAGGGCTATGGATTCCAATGATCTGGAGAAAGAGCGCGGAATCACTATTTTAGCTAAAAATACAGCTGTGGCTTATAATGGTGTGCGCATCAACATTATGGATACTCCTGGGCATGCTGATTTCGGCGGCGAAGTTGAGCGTATTATGAAAATGGTTGACGGGGTTGTTCTTGTTGTTGATGCTTATGAAGGAACGATGCCGCAGACACGTTTCGTACTGAAAAAAGCTTTGGAACAAAATTTAACTCCGATTGTTGTTGTCAATAAAATTGATAAACCGTCTGCCCGCCCGGCAGAAGTGGTTGATGAAGTGCTGGAACTTTTCATTGAACTGGGGGCAGATGATGACCAATTGGACTTCCCGGTTGTTTATGCATCAGCTGTAAATGGCACGTCATCGCTTTCAGATGACCCTGCCAGTCAGGAACACACGATGGCGCCGATTTTTGATACCATCATTGAGCGCATTCCTGCCCCCCTGGATAATTCTGAAGAGCCGCTTCAGTTTCAGGTTTCTCTGCTGGATTACAATGACTTTGTCGGACGTATCGGAATCGGCCGTGTCTTTCGGGGAACAGTAAAAGTCGGTGATCAGGTGACGCTCTCAAAACTTGACGGAACACAGAAAAATTTTCGGGTGACTAAGCTGTTTGGCTTCTTTGGTTTGGAACGGCGGGATATTCAGGAAGCTAAGGCTGGTGATTTGATTGCTGTTTCGGGTATGGAGGACATCTTTGTCGGTGAAACTATTACGCCTTCAGATGCGGTTGATCCTCTGCCTGTTCTGCATATTGATGAGCCGACTCTTCAGATGACTTTTCTATCCAATAATTCTCCCTTTGCCGGCCGTGAAGGGAAATATGTGACTTCCCGTAAAGTAGAAGAACGTCTTTTAGCTGAACTGCAAACAGATGTCTCACTTCGTGTTGAGGCGACTGATTCACCGGACAAGTGGATTGTTTCCGGCCGCGGAGAGCTTCATCTGTCCATTCTTATTGAAACAATGCGCCGTGAAGGCTATGAGCTGCAGGTTTCCCGGCCGGAGGTGATTGTCAAAGAAATTGACGGTGTGAAAATGGAACCCTTCGAACGCGTTCAGATTGACACGCCGGAAGAATATCAGGGAGCAGTCATTCAGTCTCTTTCAGAACGCAAGGGAGAAATGCTGGATATGCAGTCAACCGGTAATGGTCAGACCCGGCTGATTTTCTTAGCTCCGGCACGCGGTTTGATCGGCTATCCGACTGAATTTTTATCTATGACACGCGGGTATGGTATCATGAACCACACCTTTGATCAGTATTTGCCAGTCATTAAAGCTGAAATTGGCGGCCGCCACCGCGGAGCATTAGTGTCGATTGACACTGGCAAGGCGACGACTTATGCCATTATGTCGGTCGAAGAACGCGGAACCATCTTTGTTAATCCCGGAACCGAAGTCTATGAAGGAATGATTATTGGTGAAAATTCACGTGAAAATGATTTGACAGTCAATATTACCAAAGCAAAACAAATGACTAATGTCCGTTCAGCGACTAAGGATCAAACAGCTGTTATAAAAACTCCGCGGATACTGACACTTGAAGAATCTCTTGAATTCCTCAACGATGA
- a CDS encoding Dps family protein, with product MTQTVTQSLYASITHNISGQGAAGNEKTKAVLNQAVADLSVAASIVHQVHWYMRGSGFYYLHPKMDELMDSLNNHLDEMSERLITIGGAPYSTLKEFADHSKLEESKGSFDKKMDDHLARLAEVYTYLSNLYQVGLDVTDEEADAPTNDLFTAAQADADKTVWMLQAERGLAAKD from the coding sequence ATGACTCAAACAGTAACCCAAAGTCTTTATGCGTCAATTACTCACAATATTTCAGGGCAAGGAGCAGCCGGTAATGAAAAAACAAAAGCGGTGCTGAATCAAGCTGTAGCAGACTTATCTGTTGCTGCTTCAATTGTCCACCAAGTCCATTGGTATATGCGGGGATCGGGCTTTTATTACTTACATCCTAAAATGGACGAACTCATGGACAGTCTCAACAATCATCTCGATGAAATGAGTGAACGCCTGATTACAATTGGCGGCGCTCCCTATTCTACATTAAAGGAGTTTGCTGATCACTCCAAGTTGGAAGAAAGCAAGGGATCATTCGATAAAAAAATGGATGATCATTTGGCTAGGCTGGCAGAAGTCTACACTTACCTTTCTAACCTTTATCAAGTTGGACTTGATGTGACTGACGAAGAAGCTGATGCTCCAACTAACGATCTTTTCACAGCCGCACAGGCTGATGCTGATAAAACCGTTTGGATGCTGCAGGCTGAACGCGGTCTGGCAGCAAAAGACTAA
- a CDS encoding ROK family glucokinase, with the protein MSQKLLGIDLGGTTIKFGILTQDGQIQEKWAINTNILEDGRHIVPDIVASLKHRLSLYGMTKSDFIGIGMGSPGAVDRSEKTVTGAFNLNWAAKQEVGSVIESELGIPFAIDNDANVAALGERWVGAGANNPDVVFVTLGTGVGGGVIADGNLIHGAAGAGGEIGHIIVEPENGFDCTCGNKGCLETVASATGVVRLARHMAEGYEGDSAVKAAIDNGDDVSSKAIFEAAADGDYFADSVVEKVAFYLGLAAANIANILNPDSIVIGGGVSAAGEFLRSRVETYFLKFAFPQVKKTTAIKIAELGNDAGIIGAASLANQFAAG; encoded by the coding sequence ATGAGTCAGAAACTTTTGGGAATTGATCTTGGCGGAACAACTATCAAGTTCGGTATTTTAACTCAGGATGGGCAGATTCAGGAAAAATGGGCGATTAATACTAATATTTTAGAGGATGGCAGGCATATTGTTCCGGATATCGTGGCTTCTCTTAAGCACCGCTTATCCCTTTACGGTATGACTAAGTCTGATTTTATAGGTATTGGTATGGGTTCGCCGGGAGCCGTTGACCGTTCTGAAAAAACAGTTACTGGTGCTTTTAACCTGAATTGGGCTGCCAAACAGGAAGTTGGTTCAGTTATTGAAAGCGAGCTGGGTATTCCTTTTGCGATTGATAATGACGCCAATGTTGCTGCACTGGGCGAACGCTGGGTTGGTGCCGGTGCCAATAATCCAGATGTTGTTTTTGTGACGCTTGGAACTGGCGTTGGCGGTGGTGTTATTGCTGATGGTAACCTTATCCATGGAGCAGCCGGAGCAGGTGGAGAGATTGGTCATATTATCGTTGAGCCAGAGAATGGTTTTGACTGCACCTGCGGCAATAAAGGCTGCTTGGAAACAGTGGCTTCTGCAACCGGTGTAGTACGGCTTGCCCGCCATATGGCAGAAGGCTATGAAGGGGATTCAGCTGTTAAAGCGGCTATTGATAATGGAGATGATGTCTCCAGCAAAGCTATTTTTGAAGCAGCTGCAGACGGGGATTATTTTGCAGATTCGGTTGTTGAAAAAGTGGCTTTTTATCTGGGGTTGGCTGCGGCAAATATTGCTAATATCTTAAATCCTGATTCAATTGTTATTGGCGGCGGTGTTTCAGCTGCTGGTGAATTTTTACGCAGCCGAGTTGAAACCTACTTTCTTAAGTTTGCTTTTCCTCAGGTGAAAAAAACTACAGCAATCAAGATTGCAGAACTCGGCAATGACGCTGGTATTATAGGTGCAGCCAGTCTGGCTAATCAGTTTGCAGCCGGTTAA
- the trpC gene encoding indole-3-glycerol phosphate synthase TrpC, with amino-acid sequence MTEEFLAKILSQKRLEVDQLSMEELKPLRRTYKVFDYFSTHQRQLQIIAEIKKASPSMGDINLDVDILTQARQYEEAGAAMISVLTDSVFFKGRLSYLADVSNHVTIPTLAKDFIIDEKQIVRARNAGATVILLIVAALPEHRLKELYEFAYGIGLEVLVETHNLSELAVAHQLKAQIIGVNNRNLFTFTTDINTSLSLSAHFKDDCVYISESAIFTKEDARALAPYFNGILVGTALMQADNPAEKIKEFKIDKS; translated from the coding sequence ATGACTGAAGAGTTTTTAGCAAAAATTTTATCCCAAAAAAGGCTGGAAGTGGACCAGCTCAGCATGGAAGAACTCAAGCCTTTGCGCAGGACTTATAAAGTTTTTGATTATTTCAGCACCCATCAACGGCAGCTGCAGATTATTGCTGAGATCAAAAAAGCCAGTCCCAGTATGGGAGATATTAATTTAGATGTTGATATCCTTACTCAGGCCAGACAATATGAAGAAGCTGGTGCCGCTATGATTTCGGTATTGACAGATAGTGTTTTTTTTAAAGGACGGCTCAGCTATTTGGCTGATGTTTCAAATCATGTAACCATTCCGACCTTAGCTAAAGACTTTATCATCGATGAAAAACAGATAGTCCGAGCCCGCAATGCCGGAGCAACTGTTATTTTATTGATTGTTGCCGCTTTGCCGGAACACCGCCTTAAAGAGCTTTATGAATTTGCTTATGGGATTGGTCTTGAAGTTTTAGTAGAAACCCATAATCTTTCTGAACTGGCGGTCGCTCACCAGCTTAAGGCGCAGATTATCGGTGTTAATAATCGCAATTTATTTACTTTTACAACTGATATTAATACTAGCTTATCGCTGTCAGCACATTTTAAAGATGACTGTGTTTATATTTCTGAATCAGCTATTTTCACAAAGGAAGATGCAAGAGCTCTAGCACCCTATTTTAATGGCATTTTAGTCGGGACAGCTCTCATGCAGGCTGATAATCCGGCGGAAAAGATAAAGGAGTTCAAAATTGACAAAAGTTAA
- the trpD gene encoding anthranilate phosphoribosyltransferase yields MKVIFEQLAERKNLSEEQVQQIFEQILAGNISQAQIAAFLLGLKIKGETDSEITGIVRALKKHSRELPQTFDDAMCNCGTGGDQSYSFNISTTVSFILAAAGIRVAKAGNRSISSKSGSADVLEALGINVAAEPAVLANALKQVGLAFIFAQTMHPAMRYIGPARQELGVPTIMNLVGPLANPLDLETQLMGLYRPELQKIAAQAMSNLGRRRAVVITGPDNMDEAALYGTNTYTLLDDGEISQHTFTYKDLQMERVEPEAIKGGDAHENARILLSVLKNEASPYLETSVLNAGLAFYANGKTGSIKEGVVLARQLLAGGQALEKLRQLQEVQI; encoded by the coding sequence ATGAAAGTTATTTTTGAACAGTTGGCTGAAAGAAAAAATTTAAGCGAAGAGCAAGTACAGCAGATTTTTGAGCAGATACTGGCAGGGAACATTTCCCAAGCGCAAATTGCTGCCTTTCTATTGGGACTAAAAATTAAGGGTGAGACAGATTCTGAAATAACAGGAATTGTCAGAGCGCTTAAGAAACATAGCAGAGAGCTTCCGCAAACTTTTGATGATGCAATGTGCAACTGTGGTACAGGAGGAGATCAGTCTTATAGTTTTAATATCTCAACAACCGTTTCCTTTATTTTAGCTGCTGCAGGAATTCGGGTGGCTAAGGCCGGGAACCGCTCGATTTCTTCTAAGTCCGGCTCAGCTGATGTGCTTGAAGCTTTGGGAATAAACGTTGCTGCCGAACCGGCTGTGTTGGCAAATGCCTTAAAGCAGGTGGGATTAGCTTTTATCTTTGCCCAGACAATGCATCCGGCTATGCGCTATATCGGTCCGGCCCGCCAGGAACTCGGTGTTCCAACCATTATGAACCTAGTTGGACCCTTGGCTAATCCGCTTGATTTGGAAACACAGCTGATGGGCTTGTACCGCCCCGAACTCCAAAAGATAGCTGCTCAGGCTATGTCTAATTTGGGACGCAGGCGGGCTGTTGTCATTACAGGCCCTGACAATATGGATGAAGCTGCTCTTTACGGGACTAATACTTATACGCTGCTTGATGACGGAGAAATAAGTCAACATACTTTTACTTATAAGGATTTGCAGATGGAGAGAGTTGAGCCCGAAGCTATAAAAGGGGGAGATGCTCATGAAAATGCCCGAATTTTGCTGAGTGTTTTGAAAAATGAAGCCAGTCCTTACTTGGAGACCAGTGTTCTTAATGCCGGTTTAGCTTTCTATGCTAACGGGAAAACGGGTTCTATTAAGGAGGGAGTAGTATTGGCTCGGCAGCTTCTTGCTGGAGGGCAGGCTCTGGAAAAACTGCGGCAGTTACAGGAGGTGCAGATATGA
- a CDS encoding phosphoribosylanthranilate isomerase: MTKVKICGLSAPDEVVSAVEAGSDYIGFVFAASRRQVSLKQAQSLAQLVPEKVKKVGVFVSPSYEMLEEYIKAVPLDMVQIHGDFKDMSSKTLSVPVIRALQVKDELTVPAGQSDYLLLDAPVAGSGQTFDWTKLQNKTFSSPFFIAGGLTADNVSQAIRLFHPFAVDVSSGVESNGRKDAEKIRLFVERVKA; the protein is encoded by the coding sequence TTGACAAAAGTTAAAATTTGCGGTCTTTCTGCCCCCGATGAGGTTGTCAGTGCTGTGGAGGCTGGAAGTGATTATATCGGTTTTGTCTTTGCGGCCAGCCGTCGTCAAGTCAGTCTGAAGCAGGCTCAAAGCTTGGCTCAGCTGGTTCCGGAAAAGGTGAAAAAAGTCGGTGTTTTTGTCAGTCCAAGCTATGAGATGCTGGAAGAGTATATCAAGGCTGTACCGCTTGATATGGTACAGATCCACGGAGATTTTAAGGACATGAGCAGCAAAACGCTCTCTGTTCCTGTCATTAGGGCGCTGCAGGTAAAAGATGAGCTGACAGTTCCTGCCGGACAATCAGACTATCTGCTTTTAGATGCCCCTGTTGCCGGTTCCGGTCAGACTTTTGATTGGACAAAACTGCAAAATAAAACATTTAGCAGTCCATTTTTCATTGCAGGAGGGCTGACTGCCGACAATGTCAGCCAAGCCATTCGTCTATTTCATCCTTTTGCTGTAGATGTTTCCAGCGGTGTTGAAAGCAATGGCCGAAAAGATGCAGAAAAAATCAGATTATTTGTAGAAAGGGTAAAAGCATGA
- a CDS encoding prepilin peptidase, which translates to METFLYFFLGASTASFLGLIIERFPSESIIAPRSRCNSCGRILAVRDLIPLASQICNRFRCRFCESKIPIWYGLFEAGIGILFALWSKGVLTSEQLLLLIFSCTLSLYDLKEQAYPLLIWFCFTLPLLLFHSPSELTIIFLLIAIAASFISLRIGSGDFLYLATLTLNTDGQKILWIIQLASLSAIFFILFFHKRRKAIPFIPFLSAAYLLLTVWELLS; encoded by the coding sequence ATGGAAACTTTTTTGTACTTCTTTTTAGGTGCCAGTACAGCTTCATTTTTAGGGCTGATTATTGAACGCTTCCCTAGCGAATCCATCATTGCCCCCAGAAGCCGCTGCAACAGCTGCGGCCGGATATTAGCAGTCAGAGATTTAATTCCCCTTGCTTCTCAGATATGTAACCGATTTCGCTGTCGTTTCTGTGAAAGCAAAATCCCGATTTGGTACGGCCTTTTTGAGGCAGGCATCGGTATCCTCTTTGCTCTCTGGAGCAAGGGAGTGCTGACATCAGAACAGCTCCTGCTCCTTATTTTCAGCTGCACACTCAGTCTTTATGACCTCAAAGAGCAGGCTTACCCACTGCTAATCTGGTTCTGCTTCACCCTGCCGCTTCTGCTTTTTCACAGTCCCAGCGAACTGACAATAATTTTCCTGCTTATTGCAATAGCAGCTAGTTTCATCAGTCTGCGGATAGGCAGCGGTGATTTTTTATATTTAGCTACCTTAACCCTGAACACCGATGGACAAAAAATCTTGTGGATTATTCAGCTGGCCAGCCTTTCTGCTATCTTCTTTATCCTCTTTTTTCACAAAAGAAGGAAAGCAATACCTTTTATTCCCTTCTTATCTGCGGCTTATCTTCTGCTGACAGTATGGGAACTGCTCAGTTAA